A single genomic interval of Hydractinia symbiolongicarpus strain clone_291-10 chromosome 8, HSymV2.1, whole genome shotgun sequence harbors:
- the LOC130655487 gene encoding E3 ubiquitin-protein ligase MIB1-like has protein sequence MASAADLSTNLQSLLVYIGSRIIRGPDWKWGKQDGGEGHVGTVRSFESSEEVVVVWDNGTAANYRCSGAHDLRILDLGPAGIRHENSMCDGCRTQIIYGARWKCTECSNYDLCSTCYHGDRHTLRHRFYRISTPNSESILLDTRRKSKKITTRGIFPGARVIRGVDWNWEIQDGEAGRRGKVSEIQDWSVTTPRSAAYVNWENGAKNLYRMGFEGMVDLKCSSDAKGPSVYRDHLPLLNERPNQNTVAVAWKVGDCVRIDLDVELVRSLQLGHGGWTYGMLEALQEMGLISGFDEDGDVIVSYPSGNRWTFNPAVLTKDNRIRRNQLSIEAFANMNLSSTNINVSTANEDSSTTQGTFAVGDIVQILSDAEQVSCLQLGHGEWTEAMIPTLGKIGHVQYVYSDGDLKVDVNETTWTFNARCVRKIGATRGSNGDDVSSLLKKLFEGHSSKEPAELLVKSAAEGNVKQIEEIHKEYGVHVDSIFAGHTALQAACQNGQTDAVKLLIKLKADTEIQDKDGDRAIHHATFSDNGTVIKMLHEANADLNARNNRRQTSLHVAVNKGHLESVKALLNAGAHPNLQDSEGDTALHDAITKKRCDIVEILIEGGIDISLTNNNGFNGIHHAALRGNSRAIEIMLTKNDKPWVVNEPKDDGYSALHLAALNNHVDVVELLLRLGKANKDYQNTNLQTPLHLAIQRQHGEIVKLLVGESANLSLQDKDGDTPLHEALRYHTLLQLKELQDVKDISKLLVGFGAPGSKQGSASIACFLAANGAELQIKNNKGQTPFDLCPDLNLRKMLEACHAEWMKKSPTSENLDHVNLECLVCSDAHRDVVFLPCFHVVACSVCSPRIKKCLLCRQFVQSKQKIDECLVCSDRKASVLFKPCGHMGACNGCSSLMKKCVQCRATIEETVSIKDLCSVDESTSAAVKPDRPVSASNDDVTILEKQLQEIKDQTVCAVCLDRRKNMIFLCGHGSCQLCGDKLSDCPLCRKPIEKRILLF, from the exons atggcAAGTGCAGCTGATCTATCAACCAACTTACAGTCACTGCTTGTATACATTGGTTCAAGAATAATAAGAGGTCCTGATTGGAAATGGGGGAAACAAGATGGAGGAGAGGGACATGTTGGAACAGTTCGTAGTTTTGAAAGTTCTGAggaagttgttgttgtttgggACAATGGAACAGCTGCAAATTATAGATGCTCTGGTGCACATGATTTAAGAATTCTTGACTTAGGTCCTGCAG GTATCAGGCACGAAAATTCAATGTGTGATGGATGTCGCACACAAATTATATATGGTGCACGCTGGAAGTGCACTGAGTGTAGCAATTACGATCTTTGTAGTACTTGTTATCACGGTGACAGGCACACTTTAAGACACAGATTTTATAGAATTAGCACTCCCAATTCAGAAAG TATACTCCTTGATACAAGACGAAAGAGCAAAAAGATCACAACTCGGGGAATTTTTCCAGGAGCTAGAGTTATAAGAGGTGTTGATTGGAATTGGGAAATCCAAGATG gAGAGGCTGGTAGAAGAGGAAAAGTTTCAGAAATACAAGATTGGAGTGTAACAACCCCAAGAAGTGCAGCTTACGTTAATTGGGAAAATGGAGCTAAAAATCTATACAGAATGGGATTTGAAGGAATG GTGGATTTAAAATGTTCATCAGATGCAAAAGGTCCATCTGTTTATCGAGACCATCTACCTTTGCTGAATGAGAGACCTAACCAGAACACAGTAGCCGTAGCTTGGAAAGTTGGTGATTGTGTCAGAATTGATTTGGATGTCGAACTTGTACGTTCCTTGCAGTTAGGCCATGGTGGATGGACGTATGGTATGCTAGAG GCACTTCAAGAAATGGGATTAATATCAGGTTTTGATGAAGATGGTGATGTAATTGTTTCATATCCAAGTGGAAACag gTGGACTTTTAACCCAGCAGTATTAACAAAAGATAATCGCATAAGAAGAAATCAGCTCAGTATTGAAGCATTCGCCAACATGAATTTATCGTCCACCAACATAAATGTGTCAACAGCCAATGAAGACTCTTCGACGACTCAGGGCACTTTTGCTGTTGGAGACATAGTGCAAATTTTGTCAGATGCTGAACAAGTTAGTTGCTTACAACTTGGGCATGGCGAATGGACAGAAGCTATGATACCT ACCTTAGGAAAAATCGGTCATGTGCAATATGTTTACAGTGACGGTGATTTGAAG GTTGATGTGAATGAGACCACGTGGACGTTCAATGCGAGATGTGTTCGAAAGATTGGAGCAACTAGAGGAAGCAATGGag ATGACGTTTCGTCACTCCTTAAGAAGTTGTTTGAAGGTCATTCTTCAAAAGAACCTGCGGAGTTGTTAGTGAAGTCTGCAGCAGAAGGGAATGTCAAGCAGATTGAGGAGATTCATAAAGAATATGGCGTCCAC GTTGATTCGATATTTGCTGGTCACACCGCATTACAAGCTGCTTGTCAAAATGGTCAAACTGATGCTGTTAAATTGCTTATCAAGTTGAAGGCAGACACAGAAATACAG GACAAAGATGGCGACAGAGCAATCCACCATGCCACTTTTAGTGATAATG gcACTGTCATCAAGATGCTGCATGAAGCTAATGCCGACTTGAACGCCCGCAACAACCGACGTCAAACCAGTCTTCATGTTGCAGTCAACAAAGGGCACTTGGAAAGCGTCAAAGCCCTACTGAACGCTGGGGCGCATCCAAATTTGCAAGATTCAGAAGGTGATACGGCTTTACATGACGCGATAACAAAAAAGCGATGTGATATTGTGGAAATCTTAATCGAAGGTGGAATTGATATTTCTTTAACAAATAATAATGGTTTCAACGGGATACATCATGCGGCATTGAGAGGAAATTCAAg agcCATTGAAATAATGTTAACTAAAAATGATAAGCCCTGGGTTGTGAACGAGCCAAAAGACGATGGTTACAGCGCATTGCATCTAGCTGCTTTGAACAACCACGTTGATGTAGTAGAACTTCTGTTGAGACTAGGAAAGGCCAACAAAGATTATCAGAATACAAATTTGCAAACGCCTTTACATTTGGCCATACAAAGACAGCATGGTGAAATTGTCAAG CTATTGGTCGGTGAAAGTGCGAATTTAAGTTTGCAAGATAAAGATGGAGATACGCCTCTCCACGAAGCTCTGCGATATCACACTCTCCTGCAGCTTAAAGAATTGCAAGACGTGAAAGATATCAGTAAG CTTCTTGTCGGGTTTGGTGCTCCTGGATCTAAGCAGGGAAGCGCATCTATCGCATGCTTTTTGGCTGCAAATGGTGCTGAactacaaattaaaaacaataaaggaCAGACTCCGTTTGACTTGTGTCCAGACCTCAATTTACGCAAAATGTTAGAAGCGTGTCATGCAGAATGGATGAA aaaATCTCCTACATCCGAAAATCTAGACCACGTGAATTTAGAATGTCTTGTTTGTTCAGACGCACATCGCGACGTTGTCTTTCTTCCATGCTTTCACGTCGTCGCGTGTTCTGTCTGTTCACCGAGAATTAAAAAGTGCTTATTATGTCGCCAGTTTGTGCAGTCCAAACAAAAG atTGACGAATGTCTAGTTTGCTCGGACAGGAAAGCAAGTGTGTTGTTTAAACCTTGTGGTCATATGGGGGCATGCAACG gctGCTCAAGTTTGATGAAGAAGTGTGTACAATGTCGCGCTACTATAGaagaaactgtctccattaaAGATTTGTGTTCTGTAGATG aatCTACGTCAGCAGCGGTAAAGCCTGATCGTCCTGTTTCTGCAAGCAATGACGACGTTaccattttagaaaaacaaTTGCAAGAAATAAAAGATCAG ACTGTCTGCGCTGTATGTCTGGATCGAAGGAAAAACATGATCTTTTTATGCGGTCATGGTTCCTGTCAACTTTGTGGCGACAAACTTTCTGATTGTCCGCTTTGTAGAAAACCCatagaaaaaagaattttattattttaa